In Populus alba chromosome 9, ASM523922v2, whole genome shotgun sequence, a genomic segment contains:
- the LOC118053698 gene encoding small polypeptide DEVIL 11-like, translating to MAEKWKLSKKEGSSSFTRSFSTKSSSSKAPLLRSSSLKISSPKCPLPRSYSQKSPSISRKCSSLAKEQKARFYIMRRCVAMLVCWHKHGDS from the coding sequence ATGGCTGAGAAGTGGAAGCTATCGAAGAAAGAAGGTTCATCTTCTTTCACAAGAAGTTTCTCAACAAAGAGTTCATCTTCCAAGGCTCCTCTCTTGAGGAGCTCATCCCTTAAAATCTCTTCTCCAAAGTGTCCTCTTCCAAGGAGCTACTCTCAGAAAAGCCCTTCCATTTCACGTAAATGTAGTAGCTTAGCCAAGGAACAGAAggcaaggttttatatcatgaGGCGCTGTGTTGCCATGCTTGTTTGTTGGCACAAACACGGTGATTCTTGA
- the LOC118053697 gene encoding laccase-2, whose amino-acid sequence MGAPVPASPGILLTVLLFAMSCLCAFPEVAGAKYAGITRHYKFNIKLTNVTRLCHTKSMVTVNGKFPGPRVVAREGDRLVVKVVNHVPNNISIHWHGIRQLQSGWADGPSYITQCPIQTNQTYVYNFTITGQRGTLFWHAHISWLRASVHGPLIIFPKRNVSYPFAKPHKEVSIMLGEWFNADPEAVIRQALQTGGGPNVSEAYTFNGLPGPLYNCSANNTYKLKVKPGKTYLLRLVNAALNDELFFSIANHTFTIVEVDATYVKPFETNLLVITPGQTTNILLKTKPIAPNASFYMLARPYFTGQGTFDNTTVAGILEYETSSNSTTFKPTLPPINATNAVSNFTRKLRSLANSQFPVNVPQTVAKKFLFTVGLGNSPCPKNQTCQGPNGTKFSASVNNISMPIPSTALLQSYFFKKSNGVYTSDFPSSPLHPFNYTGTPPNNTFVTNGTKVVVLPFNTSVEVVMQGTSILGAESHPLHLHGFNFYVVGEGAGNFDPNNDPKNFNLVDPVERNTVGVPSGGWVAIRFQADNPGVWLMHCHFDVHLSWGLRMAWIVLDGTLPSQKLPPPPSDLPKC is encoded by the exons ATGGGTGCTCCAGTCCCTGCATCACCAGGAATTCTTCTGACAGTTCTACTCTTTGCTATGAGCTGCCTCTGTGCCTTTCCTGAGGTTGCCGGTGCAAAGTATGCAGGCATCACGAGGCACTACAAGTTCAAC ATAAAACTGACAAATGTCACCCGGTTGTGCCACACTAAGAGCATGGTGACTGTTAATGGGAAGTTCCCGGGGCCTCGCGTAGTGGCCAGAGAAGGCGACCGTTTAGTGGTGAAGGTGGTCAATCATGTTCCAAATAACATCAGCATCCATTG GCATGGAATTCGACAACTTCAAAGTGGATGGGCAGATGGGCCATCATACATCACGCAATGCCCTATTCAAACAAACCAGACTTATGTGTACAACTTCACTATTACAGGACAAAGAGGAACTCTCTTCTGGCATGCTCACATCTCATGGCTTAGAGCTTCTGTCCATGGACCTCTTATCATCTTCCCTAAGCGCAACGTTTCTTACCCATTTGCCAAACCCCACAAGGAAGTGTCTATCATGTTGG GAGAGTGGTTCAACGCTGATCCTGAGGCAGTGATTAGACAGGCTTTACAGACAGGAGGGGGGCCAAATGTCTCTGAAGCCTACACCTTTAATGGACTTCCAGGTCCACTGTACAATTGCTCAGCAAACA ATACATACAAGCTAAAGGTGAAGCCGGGAAAGACATATCTTCTCCGATTGGTCAATGCTGCACTCAATGACGAGCTCTTTTTCAGCATTGCAAACCACACCTTCACCATTGTTGAGGTGGATGCAACTTATGTGAAGCCTTTTGAGACCAACCTTCTGGTTATCACACCGGGACAGACCACAAATATTCTTCTGAAGACCAAACCCATTGCCCCCAATGCATCGTTCTACATGTTAGCAAGACCATATTTTACTGGCCAAGGCACATTTGACAACACAACTGTTGCAGGGATACTCGAGTATGAAACTTCTTCGAATTCGACGACTTTCAAACCAACCCTTCCTCCGATTAATGCTACAAATGCCGTCTCGAATTTCACAAGAAAACTTCGCAGTTTGGCTAACTCTCAATTCCCGGTTAATGTCCCTCAAACAGTGGCCAAGAAATTTCTCTTCACGGTTGGTCTGGGAAACAGCCCGTGCCCAAAAAACCAGACATGTCAAGGGCCTAATGGAACCAAATTTTCAGCTTCTGTTAACAACATCTCCATGCCTATCCCTTCAACAGCACTCCTTCAatcctattttttcaaaaaatcaaacggGGTTTACACCTCTGATTTTCCAAGCTCTCCTCTCCATCCATTCAACTACACAGGGACCCCACCGAATAATACTTTTGTGACCAATGGTACCAAGGTTGTAGTGCTGCCATTTAACACAAGCGTGGAGGTAGTGATGCAGGGCACTAGCATTTTGGGTGCTGAGAGCCACCCTCTCCATCTCCATGGCTTCAATTTCTATGTTGTTGGAGAAGGGGCTGGGAATTTTGATCCAAACAATGACCCCAAGAACTTTAACCTTGTTGATCCTGTTGAAAGGAACACTGTTGGTGTGCCTTCTGGTGGCTGGGTGGCAATTCGTTTTCAAGCAGACAATCCAG GAGTATGGTTGATGCACTGCCACTTCGATGTCCATTTGAGCTGGGGGTTAAGGATGGCATGGATTGTCTTGGACGGAACACTTCCCAGTCAGAAGCTCCCTCCTCCACCTTCTGATCTTCCCAAGTGCTGA
- the LOC118053696 gene encoding zinc transporter 1, whose product MSCLKTPKSTSLLISLILILQFSLISSHGGQDGNGSGEGDVHLHSKSLILVKVWCVIILLVTTFAGGISPYFYRWNENFLLLGTQFAGGVFLGTSLMHFLSDSAATLSSLTAKTYPFSFMLASAGYLLTMLGDCVVMFVTRSGGEREARVQVDEGRVAQEDGKDVAMDADPIFLKTTSLGDTILLILALCFHSVFEGIAVGVAATKAEAWRNLWTISLHKIFAAIGMGIALLRMLPRRPFLLTAAYSFAFAISSPVGVGIGIAIDATAQGREADWIFAISMGLACGVFIYVAINHLIAKGFHPQAKLYSDTPFFKFVAVCLGVGVIAVVMIWD is encoded by the exons ATGTCTTGTTTGAAAACTCCCAAGTCAACCTCTTTGTTGATCTCTCTAATATTGATCCTGCAATTCTCTCTAATCAGTAGCCACGGAGGTCAAGATGGAAACGGGAGCGGCGAGGGTGACGTACATTTGCATTCGAAAAGCTTGATTCTGGTGAAAGTATGGTGTGTGATCATACTGCTAGTTACCACATTCGCAGGTGGTATCTCTCCCTACTTCTATCGATGGAACGAGAATTTCCTTCTCTTGGGCACACAGTTCGCCGGTGGGGTTTTTCTAGGGACCTCTCTCATGCATTTCTTGAGCGATTCGGCTGCCACTCTTAGCAGTCTCACTGCCAAGACATACCCTTTCTCGTTCATGCTAGCCTCTGCTGGCTATCTTTTAACCATGCTTGGTGATTGCGTAGTGATGTTCGTAACAAGGTCAGGTGGTGAAAGAGAAGCTAGAGTGCAAGTGGATGAAGGAAGGGTAGCTCAAGAGGACGGTAAAGATGTCGCCATGGATGCCGATCCCATTTTCTTGAAGACCACGTCTCTTGGGGACACCATACTCCTCATCCTTGCCTTGTGTTTTCATTCAGTTTTTGAGGGTATTGCCGTTGGAGTTGCAG cgACCAAGGCAGAGGCATGGAGGAATCTTTGGACTATATCATTGCACAAAATCTTTGCAGCCATTGGAATGGGAATCGCTCTGCTTAGGATGCTCCCGAGGAGGCCATTTCTATTAACCGCGGCATATTCTTTTGCTTTTGCTATTTCCAGCCCCGTTGGAGTAGGGATAGGCATTGCCATTGATGCCACTGCTCAAGGCCGAGAAGCTGATTGGATCTTTGCTATCTCCATGGGACTTGCATGTGGAGTTTTTATCTATGTTGCCATCAACCATCTCATAGCTAAAGGATTCCATCCGCAAGCTAAATTGTACTCCGACACTCCATTCTTCAAGTTCGTTGCTGTGTGCCTTGGGGTGGGAGTTATTGCAGTTGTTATGATTTGGGATTGA